In Pseudothermotoga hypogea DSM 11164 = NBRC 106472, the following are encoded in one genomic region:
- a CDS encoding tripartite tricarboxylate transporter TctB family protein, whose amino-acid sequence MRFGKDFYSGLVLAVLAGWMLSESQKIRRLRFDVLDNAFFPTLAAVLLLIFSVGLIVQALLSKEKSTPIKFKKPFRISLFIVSCIVYVVLMEPIGFLLSSILFVFASCLIISWPPKIKTIVYSSIFSVTASWVIWCVFARLLRLVLP is encoded by the coding sequence GTGCGATTTGGAAAGGACTTCTATTCGGGTTTGGTCTTGGCTGTTCTTGCTGGATGGATGCTCTCTGAGAGTCAGAAGATCAGAAGGTTGAGGTTCGATGTCTTGGACAACGCCTTTTTTCCGACCTTGGCTGCGGTGTTGTTGCTGATCTTCTCGGTGGGTTTGATCGTGCAAGCGTTGCTCAGTAAGGAGAAGTCCACACCGATCAAATTCAAAAAGCCTTTCAGGATATCTTTGTTCATCGTGAGCTGTATCGTTTACGTTGTTTTGATGGAACCGATTGGGTTTCTGCTTTCGAGCATTCTCTTCGTTTTCGCTTCCTGCTTGATCATATCCTGGCCGCCGAAGATCAAAACCATCGTTTATTCAAGCATCTTCTCTGTGACCGCGAGCTGGGTGATTTGGTGCGTCTTCGCGAGATTGCTGCGTTTGGTGCTTCCTTGA
- a CDS encoding tripartite tricarboxylate transporter substrate binding protein codes for MGKKFLAILLLTLIVTISFAAYPTGPIKVVVPYAAGGASDVQVRIIGKYVKQLFGWDFAVVNITGGGGSTGAREVLKAKPDGYTVLWYHQSIFSNFHVGTAEFNYYDFTPVCIATRGNRVVIARPDSPWKDLKDAIEDAKKNPGKIRLGAEIGATSHFQVIPMQLAANNGFIITASPGGDMDRITKILGGHMDLSPVALSAAVPFLKSGELKALAVLSPERDPFLPDVPTAKELGLEELVFTQDQIFLMPKGTPQEIVKTFADAIKRVIQFKDCVDELAEKAFAIPFYLDGEEMLKFLKWEDERFDRFARAAGLKK; via the coding sequence ATGGGTAAGAAGTTTCTGGCGATTCTGTTGCTAACGCTCATCGTGACCATCAGTTTTGCAGCGTATCCCACAGGTCCCATCAAGGTGGTGGTCCCCTACGCCGCAGGTGGAGCCAGCGACGTGCAGGTGAGGATCATTGGAAAGTACGTCAAGCAGTTGTTCGGCTGGGACTTCGCCGTGGTGAACATCACTGGCGGTGGTGGGAGCACAGGTGCGAGAGAGGTTCTCAAGGCCAAACCGGACGGCTACACCGTTCTGTGGTACCATCAATCCATCTTCTCTAACTTCCACGTTGGAACGGCCGAGTTCAACTACTACGACTTCACGCCCGTGTGCATCGCAACGAGAGGAAACCGCGTGGTGATTGCAAGGCCCGATTCACCTTGGAAGGACTTGAAGGATGCGATTGAGGACGCCAAGAAGAACCCAGGCAAGATCAGACTCGGAGCCGAGATAGGTGCGACGAGCCATTTCCAAGTGATACCGATGCAGTTGGCGGCAAACAACGGTTTCATCATCACGGCGAGCCCTGGTGGCGACATGGACAGGATCACGAAGATTCTTGGTGGCCACATGGATCTGAGTCCGGTCGCACTGTCTGCGGCGGTGCCGTTCCTCAAGTCAGGTGAATTGAAGGCGCTCGCGGTGCTCTCACCCGAAAGAGATCCGTTCCTGCCTGACGTGCCGACCGCGAAGGAGCTCGGCTTGGAAGAGCTCGTCTTCACACAGGACCAGATCTTTTTAATGCCCAAGGGAACACCCCAAGAGATCGTCAAAACTTTTGCGGATGCGATCAAGCGGGTGATTCAGTTCAAAGACTGCGTCGATGAGTTGGCGGAGAAGGCCTTCGCCATACCCTTCTACTTGGACGGTGAAGAGATGCTGAAGTTCTTGAAGTGGGAAGACGAAAGGTTCGATCGGTTCGCGAGGGCTGCTGGTTTGAAGAAGTGA
- a CDS encoding tripartite tricarboxylate transporter permease, producing the protein MEVLIQTVTVGFSQVFQPANLLLLFIGVLWGMIFGAIPGLTATMGVALAIPFTFSMKPISGLTLLTGIYIGGVSGGFISATLLNMPGTPSSITTCFDAHPMSKQGRSGLALGLGLFSSFFGGIVGVIFMISLASLIARAALKFGPFEYFSLAVMAFIAVSSMLGGNIVKNLIGIALGLLLSCIGPDPITSIPRLTFKFSELQGGIALLPLLVGLFCIPEIIVDIESEVERIVPKESLGMKFSDVLQAAKILFKQIGNALRSFVVGFIIGVFPGIGGATANIISYGLARSSSKHPEKFGSGIPDGIIASEVSNNASIGAAMVPLLALGIPGDAVTAILLGGFIIHGINPGPLMFKYNPDLVFGVYAAQFWGNVVMLLLGISLMKFYIYSLSFPKQYLLPLITVCAAVGAFGLNNRIFDIWVMLIFGIVGYVLKKLDFPVLPIIIAFVLGPIAESNLRQGLTASAGSFWPIFTRPLSLTLLILAAFLFVLGRILVKKGESARC; encoded by the coding sequence ATGGAAGTGCTCATCCAGACGGTTACGGTGGGATTTTCGCAAGTTTTCCAGCCAGCGAATTTGCTCTTACTCTTCATAGGCGTTCTTTGGGGCATGATCTTCGGCGCGATCCCGGGTCTCACCGCGACCATGGGTGTCGCTTTGGCTATCCCGTTCACCTTCAGCATGAAGCCCATCTCTGGACTCACCCTTCTGACGGGAATCTACATAGGCGGAGTTTCCGGAGGGTTCATCTCCGCAACGTTGCTCAACATGCCAGGAACTCCCTCTTCGATCACGACCTGTTTCGACGCGCATCCCATGAGCAAACAGGGAAGGTCTGGTCTTGCGCTTGGCTTAGGGCTCTTCTCGTCATTCTTCGGTGGTATCGTTGGTGTGATCTTCATGATCTCACTGGCATCTTTGATCGCCCGTGCCGCGCTGAAGTTTGGACCCTTCGAATACTTCTCTTTAGCGGTCATGGCTTTCATTGCGGTGAGCAGCATGCTCGGCGGTAACATAGTGAAGAACCTCATAGGGATCGCCTTGGGCCTCCTTCTCAGTTGCATCGGTCCTGATCCCATCACGAGTATTCCGAGATTGACGTTCAAGTTCTCTGAACTCCAAGGTGGTATAGCCCTCTTGCCGTTGCTGGTGGGTTTGTTCTGCATACCTGAGATCATCGTCGACATCGAGTCGGAGGTCGAACGCATCGTTCCAAAAGAATCGCTTGGAATGAAGTTTTCCGATGTTCTTCAGGCCGCAAAGATCCTGTTCAAACAGATTGGAAACGCGTTGAGGTCTTTCGTGGTGGGATTCATCATAGGTGTTTTCCCAGGGATCGGAGGAGCGACGGCGAACATCATCTCTTACGGTCTTGCGAGATCGAGTTCGAAACATCCTGAGAAGTTCGGTAGTGGTATTCCAGACGGAATCATCGCGAGCGAAGTTTCGAACAACGCCTCCATCGGTGCTGCGATGGTTCCGTTGCTCGCGCTGGGCATACCTGGCGATGCGGTCACCGCGATTTTGCTCGGAGGCTTCATCATTCACGGCATAAACCCAGGTCCTCTCATGTTCAAGTACAATCCAGACCTGGTCTTTGGAGTCTACGCAGCGCAGTTTTGGGGTAACGTTGTGATGCTCTTGCTTGGAATCTCTCTGATGAAGTTCTACATCTACTCGTTGAGCTTTCCAAAGCAATACCTTCTGCCCTTGATCACCGTCTGTGCCGCGGTGGGAGCTTTTGGTTTAAACAACAGGATCTTCGATATCTGGGTCATGCTGATCTTCGGGATCGTTGGTTACGTGTTGAAGAAACTCGACTTTCCAGTGCTTCCCATCATCATCGCCTTCGTTCTTGGCCCGATCGCCGAATCCAACCTGAGACAGGGTTTAACTGCGAGCGCTGGTAGTTTTTGGCCGATTTTCACAAGACCTTTGTCTCTCACACTGCTGATCTTGGCTGCGTTCTTGTTCGTTCTGGGAAGAATACTCGTCAAAAAAGGTGAATCTGCGAGGTGCTGA
- a CDS encoding GntR family transcriptional regulator → MRRDLGDLKEKIYNDLREKILNEEIKPGEWIVERKLTEIYRVSRTPIREVLRMLMEDGLVELNGKKGYTVRKLTLEDFVEIYTAREAIEGAAARLACRNRDPEMLQKLQQLKQKLELVDIDNDPAKGVALGRQLHDLLIEYSGNKILKRFYEKLRLLTNMTRNITKRSVEIEKKSREEHVKIIEAILDGDEAKVEELMRNHLRRTLTSVIESYYSLIMKRAQT, encoded by the coding sequence ATGCGGAGAGATCTGGGCGATCTAAAAGAAAAGATCTACAACGATCTCCGCGAAAAGATCCTCAACGAAGAGATCAAACCTGGTGAGTGGATAGTCGAAAGAAAACTCACCGAGATATACAGAGTGAGCAGGACTCCCATAAGGGAGGTTCTGCGCATGCTCATGGAAGATGGCCTTGTGGAGTTGAACGGTAAGAAGGGTTACACCGTCAGGAAACTCACGCTCGAAGACTTCGTTGAGATATACACCGCAAGGGAAGCCATCGAGGGCGCAGCGGCGCGCTTGGCCTGCCGAAATAGAGATCCTGAGATGCTCCAAAAGCTTCAACAATTGAAGCAGAAACTCGAGTTGGTCGACATCGACAACGATCCTGCGAAGGGTGTCGCGCTCGGAAGACAACTCCACGATCTTCTGATCGAGTACAGTGGTAACAAGATACTGAAGAGGTTCTACGAAAAACTTCGTCTGCTCACGAACATGACGAGGAACATAACCAAGAGGTCCGTCGAGATAGAGAAGAAGTCGAGAGAAGAACATGTGAAGATCATCGAAGCCATCCTCGACGGTGACGAGGCCAAAGTGGAGGAATTGATGAGAAATCATCTGCGCCGAACGCTCACCTCGGTGATCGAAAGCTACTATTCGCTGATCATGAAACGCGCCCAAACGTGA
- a CDS encoding FAD-binding oxidoreductase — translation MRVVDELIRLLGVENVKFDPEELEKYSHDETSGVEAQIPLAVVFPTSTEQVSMILRWANERRVPIVPRGAGTGLSAGAVPTKDSIVVSLERMNRIVEFDEENMTITVEPGVITGEIQKIAEEHGLFYAGDPASSESSSIGGNVAENAGGVKVIKYGPTSFHVLGLEVVLPTGEIVTFGGKTLKNVTGYDLVRLFVGSEGTLGIVTKIILRLVPKSKCTAVLLVPFRDIEDALLCVPKVLSQSGVLPASIEFMDKASSEMASRFLNESIPNPEAECHLIFELESTSKQSLTREYIELGEKLMQMKALEVYIADSRTQRMKIWRFRKAIAEGIIAFRPTHCMEDVVVPTANMPKLVVSAYDIARRFDLEVLNFGHVGDGNVHVTFLKPDGMSDDVWKRSLEKALEELYKITVQLEGNLTGEHGVGLKRKKYLSMFLQEKELALMRSIKRLFDPNNILNPGKIFPD, via the coding sequence ATGAGAGTGGTGGATGAACTGATAAGACTTTTGGGAGTCGAAAACGTCAAGTTCGATCCAGAAGAGCTCGAGAAGTACTCGCACGATGAAACGAGCGGTGTTGAAGCACAAATTCCCCTCGCAGTCGTCTTCCCCACCAGCACAGAACAAGTTTCAATGATTCTCAGGTGGGCGAACGAAAGAAGAGTGCCCATCGTGCCACGTGGCGCGGGCACGGGCCTTTCAGCTGGCGCGGTGCCGACGAAGGATTCGATCGTCGTTTCTCTGGAGAGGATGAACAGGATCGTTGAGTTCGATGAAGAGAACATGACGATCACGGTCGAACCAGGGGTCATAACTGGAGAAATACAGAAGATCGCGGAAGAACATGGATTGTTTTACGCGGGCGATCCCGCGAGCAGCGAGAGTTCTTCCATAGGTGGGAACGTTGCGGAGAATGCGGGAGGTGTCAAGGTCATAAAGTACGGACCGACGTCCTTTCACGTGCTCGGTCTGGAAGTCGTTCTTCCAACAGGTGAGATCGTTACTTTCGGTGGTAAAACACTCAAGAACGTGACAGGTTATGATCTGGTGAGACTCTTCGTCGGCAGTGAAGGTACGCTCGGGATCGTGACGAAAATCATCCTCAGGCTCGTACCGAAGTCGAAGTGTACCGCTGTGTTACTCGTTCCGTTCAGAGACATTGAAGATGCTCTGCTCTGTGTTCCAAAGGTGCTTTCTCAATCGGGGGTGCTTCCCGCCTCGATCGAGTTCATGGACAAGGCGTCCAGCGAGATGGCTTCCAGGTTCTTGAACGAGAGCATACCAAATCCAGAGGCCGAATGTCATCTGATCTTCGAGCTGGAATCTACCAGTAAGCAGAGTCTAACGAGAGAATACATCGAGCTCGGTGAAAAACTCATGCAGATGAAGGCTTTAGAAGTGTACATTGCCGACAGCAGGACCCAGCGCATGAAGATCTGGCGTTTCAGAAAGGCCATAGCCGAAGGTATCATCGCCTTCAGACCCACCCATTGCATGGAGGATGTGGTCGTACCTACTGCGAACATGCCCAAGTTGGTCGTTTCTGCTTACGACATCGCGCGAAGATTCGACCTGGAGGTTCTGAACTTCGGCCACGTCGGTGATGGAAACGTGCACGTGACGTTCTTGAAGCCTGATGGAATGAGCGACGATGTGTGGAAAAGATCTTTGGAAAAAGCGCTCGAAGAACTTTACAAAATCACGGTACAACTCGAAGGCAATTTGACGGGAGAACACGGTGTGGGTCTGAAACGGAAAAAGTATCTGAGCATGTTCCTTCAAGAAAAAGAGTTGGCGCTCATGAGGAGTATCAAGAGACTCTTTGATCCAAACAACATCTTGAATCCCGGAAAGATTTTTCCCGATTGA
- a CDS encoding electron transfer flavoprotein subunit alpha/FixB family protein, protein MILVLNNKIDRSSFELLSKARKLADKASMKLAFLLMSNSKKDVQQLARFGPDMIVLAVHEKFNRFSLDPFLSTAKKIFAKYSPSIVLAPATTFGRTLMPALAASFRTGLTADCTELDVDEKGNLLQTRPAIGGNVMATIVTPTHRPQMATVRPGVFEIVEHRKDDVQFIEERIEDLSDRCQLISVEPKQAGARLEDAKIIVSVGKGLRKKENVEVAFKLASLVKGAVGASRAVVDARWLSHDHQVGLSGKTVKPRIYIAAGISGAVQHLAGMQTSEIIVAINKDRYAPIFKVADIGIVADAYWVLSELVQRLGRENDESGG, encoded by the coding sequence ATGATCCTCGTTTTGAACAACAAGATCGATCGCAGCAGCTTCGAATTGCTCTCGAAAGCGAGAAAACTCGCAGACAAGGCTTCGATGAAGCTCGCCTTTCTCTTGATGTCCAACTCCAAAAAGGACGTTCAACAGCTCGCACGCTTCGGACCCGACATGATCGTTTTGGCCGTACACGAGAAATTCAACAGGTTTTCGCTGGATCCGTTTCTCTCAACTGCGAAGAAGATCTTTGCAAAATATTCTCCCTCCATCGTACTGGCACCCGCCACCACCTTCGGGAGGACCCTCATGCCCGCACTCGCTGCGAGCTTTCGAACAGGTCTCACCGCCGACTGCACCGAGTTGGACGTGGATGAGAAGGGTAATCTTCTTCAAACCAGGCCTGCGATAGGTGGAAACGTCATGGCGACGATCGTCACCCCCACGCATCGACCTCAGATGGCGACGGTGAGACCGGGTGTGTTCGAGATCGTCGAACATCGAAAGGACGATGTACAGTTCATAGAAGAGAGAATCGAGGATTTGTCTGACAGATGTCAGCTCATTTCTGTTGAACCAAAGCAAGCAGGAGCAAGACTCGAAGACGCCAAGATCATCGTCTCCGTGGGTAAGGGACTGAGGAAGAAAGAGAACGTGGAAGTTGCCTTCAAACTAGCAAGTTTAGTGAAAGGTGCCGTGGGTGCATCGCGTGCAGTTGTCGACGCCAGATGGCTCTCCCACGATCATCAAGTGGGGCTGAGTGGTAAGACCGTCAAGCCGAGAATCTACATCGCTGCGGGTATATCCGGTGCTGTGCAACATCTTGCCGGCATGCAGACGTCAGAGATCATCGTTGCAATAAACAAAGACAGATACGCTCCCATATTCAAAGTTGCTGACATCGGCATCGTCGCCGACGCGTATTGGGTATTGAGCGAACTCGTTCAGAGACTGGGGCGTGAGAACGATGAGAGTGGTGGATGA
- a CDS encoding electron transfer flavoprotein subunit beta/FixA family protein: protein MNFLVLVKQVPDTEKVKIDPISGTMVREGLDVTMNPLDSHALELAVSLKEKLNGSVTVLSMGPMNTIDVLRDAIALGADRAILLSDSALAGSDTWATSLALAKAIEKLNIAFDLMICGEKSTDGETGQVGIELATLLDLPVVSYVSELIDLTENFVVVKRSVEDAHEVWKAPLPACLCVLKSVAEPRLPTLAGKKTAMDAKIEIYDTESIGINREEVGLKGSPTRVVKVFNTKIARNCRIYADKDILEGIERVVGLIKAVRDGEVG, encoded by the coding sequence GTGAACTTCCTTGTGCTCGTCAAGCAGGTTCCAGACACCGAGAAGGTGAAGATAGATCCGATCAGTGGCACCATGGTGCGCGAAGGATTGGATGTGACGATGAACCCACTCGACTCACACGCCTTGGAACTCGCGGTGTCTCTGAAGGAGAAATTGAATGGTAGTGTGACGGTGTTGAGCATGGGACCGATGAACACGATAGACGTTTTGAGGGATGCGATAGCGCTCGGTGCCGATCGAGCAATCCTTCTGAGCGATTCGGCTCTGGCGGGTTCGGACACCTGGGCCACAAGTCTCGCGCTCGCGAAGGCCATAGAAAAGTTGAACATCGCATTTGACTTGATGATCTGTGGTGAGAAATCCACCGACGGTGAGACTGGTCAAGTGGGTATCGAACTTGCGACGCTCTTGGACCTACCAGTGGTCAGTTACGTATCGGAGTTGATAGATCTTACTGAGAATTTCGTTGTTGTCAAACGGTCCGTCGAGGATGCACACGAGGTCTGGAAAGCACCACTTCCAGCATGCCTCTGCGTGCTCAAAAGTGTTGCCGAACCCAGGTTGCCCACACTCGCTGGAAAAAAGACCGCTATGGATGCAAAGATAGAAATCTATGACACCGAGTCAATAGGTATAAATCGTGAAGAAGTGGGGCTGAAAGGTTCTCCCACACGCGTTGTGAAGGTCTTCAACACGAAGATCGCTCGAAACTGTAGAATCTACGCTGACAAGGACATCCTCGAGGGAATCGAACGTGTCGTCGGGTTGATCAAGGCCGTACGGGACGGTGAAGTGGGATGA